The DNA sequence ATCGTTCTCCAACCCTGCAGGTCCCACAGCTGATTCGCTGTCATCTGAGCCTGGTTTGATATGACTAAGCACCCCTGCGGGGATGGCCAAGGGACGCCTTGCCCTGGCTCGCCCACCTCTGAAGCCACTGAGTATCGAGCGGGAAGGACTGGAGTTGCTGAGGTTGACAAAGCAAGGGGAGGTCAGCCCTGAGTAAGAATAGGTAGCAGACTGGATGACAGGACCATAGGAACCCACACTAACAGCCAAAACCTGTTCTCCATCCACCAACTCTGTGTGGTAGCCATCATCACCAGCTGAAGAACTATCGGAGTAAGAGGGCCTGTCGGGCTTCTCTATCTTCACATGCACATCTGTTACTTGCCCATCTTTGCCAATCAGTTCCACTtgctctgtttctccctccatGGGAGCATCATGTTCTGACACGCTATCACTGCTGCCTCGGTCCGACTGGCCCTCCTCTTGCTGCGGCCGCCCCCGGCCCAGGCCTTTTGCAGCCAGCTCAAAGCGCGCTTCGTGTCCTGCCTGATTCTGCCGGGAGTAGTAAGGGGGGGAGATCTGGGTAGGGTTTATAAAGAGGTTGCTGTCATTGACCCCATTGTGGCTGGTCTGCAGGTCGTCCTTCTCTGGGCTGCAGACGGTAACTGGGATACTGATCTTGGAGTGGATGCTCTCCAGGATTTGGGTACACTTGTCAATGATGGCCTGCATCTGCAGAAAGCTAGCTGCAGTGAGGAAACTGATGATATCCTTGAGCTGCAGGGACATGTGTCCTGTGTAGCAGAATGCAAGAAGCTTCTCAAACACCTCAGGGCTTTTGATGACCGAGATGGAAAGGCCACTCATGGTGCTGAGGGCTGAGTGGTCACGAAAGTAGGGTGAACTAGCTGCCAGCACAGCCTTGTGGGCTCGAAATGGCTGGCCCTGAATGTGAACAATGATGTCACACAACTTCCCTTGCAGCCGCAGCTCGTTGAGCTGGGTCAGTACAGTGTTACTGAACTCCGGCACATCAAACTCGATGTAGCTGCCGTCGTCCATTTCTTGGATATGTTTCTCCAGTTTGCCGACTGCCTGgtgggaaaaggaaaagaaaacattaggTTTTGAAACCTGGCACTTGGaatgattttacttttacttttcccCATTTCACAAAAAGCtactgtgctgtttttgtaaGACAAATGAGACAGAAGGAAAGATGAGCAATGAATAAAGGTTTACTTTATACAAATGatctgaaaaaagaaactaaattcatcacagcaaacacagcacatTATACAGTGGGACTTGAGAGTTTGCGAATCCTAATCTAAAATATTTCTGCATAAACATGAGCTAAAACATCATCAGAATTTAATGCAATTATTAAAAGTAGATAAAGAGAACCCAACTAAACAAATGAGACACAAATATTACAGTTGGTCATTCGTTTGTTGAGGAAAATAATCCAATATCACATATTTGGGAGTGGCAAAAGTATGTGAACCATTGCTTTCAGTATCTGGTGTAACACCTTTGTGCAGCAATAACTGCAACTAAACATTTCCAGTAACTGTTGGTTTGTCCCGCACTTTGGCTTGGAGGACATTTAGCCCATTCCTCCGTGCAGACAAGCCTCAGCTCTGGGATTTTAGGTGGTTTCTCACATGAAGCGCTCGCGTTGGTCCTTACAGAACATTTCGATTGGATTAAGGTCAGGACTTGGACTTGGCCCTTCCAAAatattaactttatttttctttaaccATTCTTTGGTAGAACGATTTGTGTGCTTAGGGTCGTTGCATTGTTGCATGACCTACATTCTTCTGAGCTTCAGTGCAGGGACAGATTACTTGACATCTTCCTTTAGAATTTGCTGGTAGATTTCAGAAGTCATTCTTCCATCAAACATGGAAAGCCATCCTTGCCCAGATGCAGCAAAACAGGCCCAAACCATGATACTACCACCACCATGTTTCGCAGATGGGATAAGGTTCATATACTGGAATGCAGTATTTTCCTATCTCCAAACACAACACTTCTCATTAacaaaaagttctattttggtcCTGTCTGGTGGACTCCTGAAGGTAATTTGTGACCTCGCTGATGATTATAGGTCTTGCTCTTGCAGTAATATTTATTGGTCGACCACTCCAGGGGAGGGTAACAATTTGCGCTGGATGATGTATCGTTTGAGCATTGTCAACGTGATGTTCATGTGCACAATAGTCACATGGCAGGGCCTgcgatgtaggaggcaaattataactcatctaatttcaagggtacctgacacacactgtgcatgcagactccGCATGCGCagcgatccaccaatcacattagttcttAATCAGTGTGCCAAAGCAGACCAGCCCCTGCACATGGAATGAGTCGCTGgtaacaacattgaaaaattAGCAACGAACAAGAGAAAACTGCCAAAAAACGAAGACTtgtttgcaaaaagaaaagcaatgtcAGTATTCTGGATCAAACACGTGTTCTGTATCGACAgtgccttgcatctgttgccacaacgAGAGGTAACACAACTTGTTTGACCATTTATGTCACAGCTCAGTACAACAAGAAcaggtaagatcagtgcagtTTAActgtccacaagatagcagcagtgcagcataacatgAAGTGCTATTtaggtcatctgatgaaaattcctggATTTTTTCATATTGCAATATGTATCGcagggttgaaaaaaaaaaattgcattttttttccaatatcgtgcagccctagtAACAGTATTTGTGAATTTCCTTAATTTGTACACAATATGTCTGACTGTGGATTGGTGGAGTCCAAACTCTTTGGAGATGGTTTTGTAACCTTTCCAGTCTCATGAGGATCAGAAAATCTTTTTCTTAGGTCCTCAGAAAACTCCTTTGTTCATGCCATGATGCACTTTCACAACCGGATGTGAAGATCAGACTTTGATAGATCCCTGTCCAAGAACAGGACACCCACTGATTGTCTGATTGTCATCCTATTAAATAACTCTAATTTCACCATCAAATTAACTGCCAATCCTAGATCCccaatgttttcacattttatgaaaAGCTTCAGTTTTCATAATGGGTCTAACACCAATTTTAACCATTTGTTGTTACAACATACGGGAAGAATAGAAAATACCAGTTGTATTCTTGGAATGGTACTACATCGACAGAATGAAGTTTAAGTACTAAAAGGAGGAGAACCAAATCAATATATTGTAGGGATGCCCAATATACATCAGACCGATAAATTATCTGGCCGATATTGGAAAATGTATATTATTGACAGAAAATCTAATAAACTGATGAGTAAATAAACAAGGGGTTTAACACAATGAATCTTATTAGAGCTATGAATAATAAAGCATCCACCTTTGCCTGCTACATCTTAGTCTTTTAACCTTCAGGGGTGCATAAATTACAGGTTatgaacttatttttaaaatacaaaaattgaTAATCATATTATTTTCAGTTATCAGTATAGCTGATGAAATCAGGTAAATATCGCTTATCTGCATCGgctgaaaaaaaaccttaatttATTGGTTATTCATAACTGGGTGCTCACAGATACATCCATATCAACAAAGATGTCCCATATGTGCCCATATGAAAACTTAATGCTCGGGGTAAGTTAGAATGATTACATTCGGAAATGTATTCATTGAGCGCACTGATGTCAATTTGGACAATGCACCTTAAACTATAAATTATCTTGActtatttacatgtaaaattgcaagtgttgtttatttttaattttttttaatttattgaatCATCCGCACTGCACCCATAATTGCTAAACAGAAAATTGGGCCTAATGTAGATGGCACAATTGCCGCTGCTAGAACAGAATGTACCAATGATCTACACACACTGACTGGGGTGGAGCGTGAACGTCATGTGAGGACAGCCATAAAGATGTACATCCAGCATTTGGCagtgaaagaagaaaatctgGTTCTGCTTGAAGGGTGCGTATGAACTAAGCTTTCTCTAAGAGTCTCTTTCTTCAAAGCTTCTTTGATATAGTTTAATAAATGACTTACAGTAAGTAGCATAGcctaattgtgtttttttcactgatttatCTCATCATTCCAACTGGCGTGCATAACTGACAACTACCTCTCCCTGCATTAAGATATCTCATAGCATGCCAGCCATGACATTGAAGCTGTCTGTAAAACACATTCCCAGCATGAACAGAATTGCTGCACAATCACTGGCATACTACCCTTACACAATAACATACAGAATTGACCTGGTTGATAAAATATTAACAGCACTGCCTTCTCAGCAGAACTAGTTAAACCAGTCCTTGAAAAGCTGCAACTGTGAAATCCAATTATACCATGCCTGCTGTGTAATAGTATGTATATCAAAGAAAATACTTATGTGTTGCAAAACCTTGGTATTCTCCAGCTTAACCCTCATCTCCCCCAACTCCATCTGCCCTTCTCCCATCTCTCCTGCTgcatctcctctctgcctccctgcccCTTGCTGGAAATTCAGCATGATTTGCGCATTGAGTCCCTGTCAGCACTTTGGGAACGTAAACACTTTCTCCAGTTGCCAAAAGCTTGCCAAGACACCTGTCCGACCAACCATATGCTCCCATTCTGGCACAGGAGAAGCGAAGATGTAGCAAAACACGATAGAAAGAATCGTAAGAAGGTGAACATTAGTTTTACTCGGCCATTACCAGCCTTCAAATACAACATGTTCAAACACTAAAACATATCAGTGATGCCTGCCAGCAGCATGCATACTGAATGGAGCCAAGTTGAAGGGAAGCCAAAGAATGCATGCTCAGTAGTTGAGATTCACATGCTGGGCAAGGGTCACATGCTTGGCTCACGTgggaaaagtgaaaatgtttaaactcaGCTCAAAAATTCCATCTGCAGCTCAAGTTCCTTGCCTGGTAATAAACCTTTTTGACACGGGTGCTTCATGTAGGAAGGTATAAAGGATGCTGAGTACATTGTGATAGTTTGGCTGACCAAGGTCAGCATAACTCTGGTGAATAGATGACATGACGATTAAGTCTCTAATCTATAACGCTGGCATGTCACTCAAAAAAgaattcacaaaataaaaagagaaaaaagaaacatttgtagAAAAATCTAAGTCAGCAGGCAAACATTGTATGCTTTCttcaacatcagcagcatttCACCTACTTTGAAAAACAGCTTGTGGTGCAGAGCAGCCCCAGAACAGAACTGCTTAACAGGCAAAGGTTGGGAGAGCAatttaaaacagacaataataataaaaaaaataaataaagataaaaatagaCTAGACTAGCAGTTAAGGTATGATGTGATTTGGCTTTGGTAACATGCTTTGTGGAAAGTGTTTAGGCTTGACTGGAGCTCAGTATGCAGGGCTAAATATTTTATGCTgagcctttgtgtgttttctaggAGTATACTGGCAAACAAGTTAATGCTCATCTTTCATTTGTGCCTACTCATGCACTCATCACATGAACATGTGTGGAGACTTTAAAGACTATCTTTATACTTTTCCATCGGCAAATACCTTGTTAAACTTTCTGTAATTTATAAAACAAAGAGCCATACATTTAGAAAATCCCTGAACAGAATCCAAATTGACTAACAGAATTATACTTAATTCTGTACTGTACAGTCCAGTGAGGGAAGTTTGCCATAATCACATTATCAAGTTCTTCTTTATAAAGGAGATAGCAAGAACACATCCACAAACAGTCCTTCCTATTTCCAACATCTGCATTCACTACAAGCAACAAGTGATGCATTCAGTAATATGTTGAAAAGGGAATGATTTGGTCCACAACAGTACTCTGTCCTGTCCCTCCAGCAGCAGTTATCGTGCTTTTTACACTGAGACCACTGCCTTTTAAAGACCAGCACTAATTGTCACTACAATATCATCCTGCTACAAAGTATTTTTACCTAGAGCCACTGTGCAGTGATTTCATGGTTGCAATACAGCTAGCAGTGACACATTTGACGCAATGCCCTTAAAGAAGGTTTTATTACCGCCAAATGGTCAGATGGGAGAGAAATCAGTCAGCCCCCATTTGCTGCTGAAATGCAGAGAAAACCCTGCAAATGTCTCCATGCAGAGCTCAAGCTTTATTGTGTTCTTTAGGTGAATTCTGATATCATATAATATAACAATACTATATATAGGTATGGACCAAAAGGTTTTTTTAGGGCTAATTAATGTATTATTAGTTATCAATGAACACCAGCTATTTAAAACAGATATACATCTGcagtaaataattaaaatcttaaaaaataagaagaataaTAACAACTACAATTTACTTGAGTACTGTCCTTAACATACTTGAGGCAAGATCTTATTTAAGTAATGCAATTTCCAGCTACTTTATACTGCCACTTGTCTAAATGATAACATACAGTTACTGTGCAGATTCAGCTTCTTCAGTGTTGACAGGCTATCACATGTGATGCGTAACCAACCAGATAGTGTTGTGGCTGGGACAAGACCGAGAAAATATGTGGCATCAAAGACAAAGCAGGACATTTccaaatgaatttattttatagGCAATCTGACGAAAAATATCACCAATGCCAAtaatctggggaaaaaaaaaaaaaaagaagaagctgaggAGCAGCTTCAATAATCAGCCAGATCAATAATAGGTATTTCCCTTCAACATATCACACTAGTAATAAATACTTATTAAATActgatatttcatgtttaacaaCACAGGTTTGCCTTTTTACCATGTGAtctgtaaaacaggaaatatggTGACATCTGATCTATATTGATAAGTGTAACATTcccaagagggttttttttgccGACGGTGCTAGTGTCCTCATTCTACAACTATGATATGTAAAAGTGAAAAGCAGTCAACTTGGGTTTAGTGATCAGCGCCACAATATCATGCACGCACAACAAATTGTAAAAAAGGTTAccaaaaaatatcaacaacatTGGTACTCTTTGCTAATGTATAGATATCTGCTTCACACAGAACTGCTTTAAACTGTAACACCTGACAGTGCCCCAGCAATGTCTGAAA is a window from the Acanthopagrus latus isolate v.2019 chromosome 5, fAcaLat1.1, whole genome shotgun sequence genome containing:
- the zbtb34 gene encoding zinc finger and BTB domain-containing protein 34, with amino-acid sequence MLIWKTAVGKLEKHIQEMDDGSYIEFDVPEFSNTVLTQLNELRLQGKLCDIIVHIQGQPFRAHKAVLAASSPYFRDHSALSTMSGLSISVIKSPEVFEKLLAFCYTGHMSLQLKDIISFLTAASFLQMQAIIDKCTQILESIHSKISIPVTVCSPEKDDLQTSHNGVNDSNLFINPTQISPPYYSRQNQAGHEARFELAAKGLGRGRPQQEEGQSDRGSSDSVSEHDAPMEGETEQVELIGKDGQVTDVHVKIEKPDRPSYSDSSSAGDDGYHTELVDGEQVLAVSVGSYGPVIQSATYSYSGLTSPCFVNLSNSSPSRSILSGFRGGRARARRPLAIPAGVLSHIKPGSDDSESAVGPAGLENDVRERCQRSQWYPYNERLICIYCGKTFNQKGSLDRHMRLHMGITPFVCKFCGKKYTRKDQLEYHIRGHTDNKPFHCQICGKCFPFQGTLNQHLRKKHMGVSEGSNHVDSPERTEGGSGQKDQEDTSEGIAFEAQYAEEAPANDMEESSKCSPEEAQASRCDF